CGTTTTCGTTCTGGTCGACTACCACCACGACAGTGCCGGCAATCACTCAACCTAATGTTCTCTTGATCTTGGTGGACGACCTCAAGCCAGCCTTAGGGTGTTATGGGGATGTACACGCAAAGAGTCCCAACATCGATCGACTCGCCAAACGCGGGATGCGATTTGATTTGGCTTACTGCAATCAGGCCGTTTGTGCACCGTCACGATTCACGCTAATGCTGGGATCTCATTCGACCTCGACAGGACTCTACGGCTTGGGAAATCAGCTGCGCAAAACATTGCCCCATGCGGTAACGCTGCCACAACATTTCGCACGACATGGCTATCACACGGAATCACTCGGCAAAGTCTTTCACATCGGACACGGTAATCAAGGAGATCCCGATTCGTTCAGCGTGCCGCATTTCCACGAAAAAGTCATTGAATACCTCGACCCAAAAAGTACAAACGGCGGAATGTTGACACGTGAGGAAGCCTACTTTACGAACCAACGATTGGGCCAAATTGGCAAGCTGCCGCGCGGAGCAGCTTTTGAATCCCCCGACGTCCAAGACCAATCCTATGCTGACGGCCGAGTTGCGGCGGAGTCAGTCCGCCGACTGCGAGCGGCGAAAGAGAGGCGAGCGCAGCATGGCACTCCCTTCTTCATCGTCACTGGCTTTGCCCGACCTCATTTACCGTTTAGCGTGCCAAAAAAATATTGGGATCAGTTCGATGCCGCCACACTGCCATTACCAGAATTTGAAGAACTGCCTCAGGGAGCCCCTCCGGTGGCAGGGAAACGTGGCGGGGAAATCAACAATTACAAGCCTGTCCCCCCCCATGGCCCGATCGACGAAAAACTAAAAAGCCAATTGATTCACGGATACTACGCCAGTACGAGTTACGTTGATGCACAAATCGGAAAGCTAATTGACGAACTCAATCGACTCGAACTTTCGCAGACAACGATCGTGGTGCTGTGGGGCGACCACGGATTCCATCTTGGCGATCTCGGCATCTGGACAAAACACACCAACTACGAACAAGCGAATCGCATTCCAATCTTAATTGCGGCGCCGGGCATCACCCGCCCCGGTTCATCAACACGACAACTCATCGAGAGTGTCGATTTGTTTCCCACATTGGCAAATCTTGCCGGCCTGCCTGCTCCTCAAGGCCCACAACCCATCGACGGCGTCAACTTGGCCCCCATCTTAAAAGATGGCACCAAGCGATTAAGAGACCACGCTTATCATGTTTATCCCCGGCGACGAAAACTGGGGCGAGCGATTCGAACCGAACAGTATCGATTGGTTCAATGGAAAAATTTCTCAGACACATCAGACCCTGTCGAGTACGAACTCTATGACTATCACGCGGATCCATTGGAAAAACGAAACCTCGCTCGCATCCAGCCGGAGATCGTCCGAGAATTAAATGCCAAACTGACGAAGTATCCCAGCCCTATCACACGTCATCGCAATTGACAATCGCTCGGAAATCCAGCGTCTCGGGCGGTTCGCACGCATCACTTTGAATTCAGATCCTGTCGCATCAAAGCAAGCCAACCTTGAACTTGCTTGTCTTCGGGCCGTTTCTTGGCAACTTGCTCCAACTGATTAATTGCCTCTTCCAACTTCCCCGCTTTCATCAGCAAACCGCCAAGCCCTTTTCGAACCATTAAATCGTTGGGCTCAAACGCAAGCGCCTCTCGCATCGCTTCAATGGCTTCGAGCGGTCGCTGTTGCCTATCAAGACAGCGAGCCAAATTGTAATAGGCCATCGAAAAATCGGGCTTAATCGAAATCGCCTTGCGAAACGATTGCTCAGCCTTGCCCAATCGTTCCGACGACTTTTCGAGTGAAGCCCAGTAACGCTCCAAAATACCCCGCCGAAAATGCGCCTCCACCGAGTTCGCATCCAATTCGACCGCCACGTCCAGGTGCCGTTGCGCATCCTGATAATGCGAGAGCGCCAGCGCCGAATCTTTACTCTGCTGAGCACGCCGCCCAAGCCGAATGTGAGTGCGACCCAAATAGACACGCGCAAACAGCGAATCGGGATACTCCGATACGGCACGTTCAAGAACTGCCAGAGAGTCGGCATAACGTTCTTCGCTATGAGCCACATCTGACTTCGAAAGCAACGCCTTCAAACCCGTTTTCAATTGCGCCATCCCGCGTGTATACGGATCCGACCAATTCGTATCAGTTTGCTGATCGGCCAGTTGCTGCTGCTTCTGCCCAGCCTCGACATCGCCGGTCCGCATCAATGCCGTGGCCAGCAAGTTTCCAATCGTCTTCTGCTGACAAAGGCTCGCCCGTAACTGCTGCCCGGCTCGCTCCAGTGTGCCCCGAGCCTCAGCTTGTCGACCATCACGTTCAAATCGCTTTGCCCGTTCCACTTCGGCTTCATAAGTCGCTTTAATCTCCCGGTGAGTTTCGAGTATCTGGTTCTTACAACCCTCGTAATCCCCGCGAATAGAAAGCAAACGTGCTTGCGTGAAGCGAGCACGCACATTTTGTGGATTCTGCGTTAACGAACGTTTCAAATGCTGTTCGGCTTCATCAAGCTGACTCTGCTCCAGCAACCCCTCCACCAGCACGAGACGCGCCGTATCCGTTGGATCACCTGGAAGTTCAGCACACTGCTTCAACAACTCTAGGCTTTCCTCCGGAGAGACGGTGACAACCCAACGAGCATGCAGGTAAGCCCATTTTTGATTTTGAGGTGCAAGCCGAGCTGCTTCAGCGAAACAGGCAATCGCCTGTGATTCAAAAGAGTGTGCGGCAAACACCATCCCAAGATGACCCCAGAGATCAGCGGACTCAGGCTGCTCCAATACGTCCTGGCGAGCTTGCTTCACGAGTCGTTCAATCGCCGGATCAATCTCCTGATCCGGTGCCACATTCAGTTGGGGAACGGTTGCAACCAAGCGATTTTCTGTCGAAATCGGTTTCCGACAGCCAACCGTAATCGCAAGCATTGACAACAACCCAACAGTGAACAGCAGACTAGCTGAGCTGCTCAAACCAGGTAAGCTACTCCAGCCAAATCGCATCTCATCGGAATCGCGGATCGACAACTCGGCCCGCGGAGAAGAATTTCGTTTTTTCAATCTGTTAATCATCACAAACAGTTTTCATCCAAGATGAAAAAAAGGGCGAAAAGTACCACCATGCCCCACGAGCATCAACAACAACTTTTCCCGCTCCACCCTGACCGTATCATAACTCGCTTTTCCTTCAGCACGACTGCGAGCAGAGTCGATCAGGCCTGGCAAGCGCCCCGGCACGGCGACGCTTCCCCCGGACATAAAAAAAAAGCATCTTCAACCGTCAAAAGGGCGGTCGCAACAGGGCGCTCCGACCGACAGTAAAAATCAAAATCCGTGCCCTCTTCGACTCGACATGTTAACAAATTTTAACACACGTAATTTCAGGAAGAATTTGACACTGGGACTTGTTCTGCTTAGGTTAGGAAACCTGTACTCATATTTAGGGCGACCTGATTCCGTCCATTAAACTTTCGATTTCCAGTAAGTTCATTCGCACCTACTGAAAAACCGATCGAGGGATCAACAGATACCGTGATGGGCAACACCGAGTCATGTCGACGTAAGACCCGAATCGACTATCAGTTGTGGATACTGGTCTCGGCCGTAAAAAACAGAAAATTGCTGCATTTGACGACGAGGTAGATTCTATGAGGCAGCAACAGTCGAAGAAGGCAAAATTTCAGTTTGAGTGAACAGAGAAGGAAATAGAGAGGCATCGTGTCAGTGATGAAGTCATCGCTTTCCAACTATTAAATTGTTTCGCGCACTGAATTTTTGCATGTCATTTTATTTAAGGAAGGTTGCAATGCTCAAAAGCTCTCATTTGGGGATCGCGTTGATGCTGACGCTCGTCACATCCGCGACGTCGTTCGGCGAAGTCCCCTTCGAAGTGTTTGGTAACGGTGGTAACAACGGCGAATGGCCAGAAGAAGTCGATGGCTGGGACGGAAATGCGATTCGAATTGCACATGACGCAAACGGTGGCGTGTCCAACGGTGTAAGTTTCGACAGCACTTTCACCGGTGATTACGAGACGCTCGAATTCAATTTCGATTTCCGAATTTGGAATGAAGACGGTTCCGGCGATGCAGACGGTATTGGTTTCGCCTACGCTGACGTCGAAGTCTTTGGTGACGAAGCAGACGAAGATGAGCAATTCTGGGGTGGTGGCGAAGAGCCCAACCTGGAAGGCTCGATCGGCGTTGGTTTTGACACCTGGATGAATGCTGCCCTCGATGATATCGATGCCGAACTCGGCTTTGAAAACGGCACACTGCCAAACTCGTTTTCGCTGCATTACTACGGCGAAACGCTTGTATCCCTTCCTGTCACCGAACTTGACGAAGGTGTTGGCGATGACTGGATTCAAAATGGCAACGTCAAACAGGCTCATATCTTGATCGAGCCGGGCGACAACGACGAAGCCGCCGTAACGCTGACAGTCACCGACACCGAGACGGGTGAATCGGTAGTTCCATTTGACAAGGAACCCGTCCCTGATTTCGAACCTTATGACGGTCGAATCGTCTTCAAGGCACGTACGGGTGGTGAAGACTCAAACCATGACATCGACAATATCAGCCTGACTGCCACCACAGACGGTACGGCAACCACAGTCGTCCATTATGGCGAAGCTGGTCCGGAACCGCGAATTGGTGATTATAACGGCAACGACTTGCTCGACACGGGCGACCTTGACCTTCAAGCTGCCGAAGGTATCGCCGGTGGAGATCTGAAGTACGATCTGAACGAGGATGGCGTGGTTAACACAGCCGACCGTCGTTTGTGGACGAATGACCTGAAGAACACCTGGATGGGTGATGCCGATCTGAGCGGCCAGTTTGACAGTTCCGACTTGGTAACAGTGTTTGCTGCAGCTAAGTACGAAACAGCCCAAGCGGCGACTTGGGGACAAGGCGACTGGAATGGCGACGGAAAATTCGACTCCGGCGACTTGGTCGAAGCCTTCAGCAATGCTGGCTACGAAGCAGGTGAACGACCCGGTGGTCCGAATGCCGCAGCAGTCGTACCCGAACCCTCCAGCCTCGTGCTGACGCTGCTCAGCATCTTTGGTTTGGTTGGCTTCGCTCGACGCCGCAATGGCTAAGCTTGGCTAAACTTTTAATCGTTTAATCCAAAAGGCCCCTCGATTTTCTCGAGGGGCTTTTTTTTGCCCGCAGCCAACAATAAAAGGAGTCAAGCGTCCCGCCGCAATCGCATGAATTGCCGTTGCTAAACAGCAATGCCATCGCCTAGTTCACCCCAGCGAGCCTGAGCAAAACAGCCGAATTATCGGCGCCCAACTGCGCCCGCTGATCCTTCCCAAACATTCCGCAGAACGCAATCTCAAGAATTGGCTGCGGAGCCCAAAAAAACAGAATCCATCCACGAAAAAACTAATGCCCCAAGCGGAATACAACTGCCGCTTACCAACCATTCTGTCTTTCACTTTGAAAACATCGAGACAACCTGCCTTTCATCACAGACTAACAAACTAGCGTTAGCCAATCTCCGTTCAGGAAAGGGCCAGTCGGATTCCAGATTCGCAAACGAAAGGCGATCGAATCAACAACTATTCAAACACCGTTCGCTGGCGGTCCCCCGCATTGGCTTCGGAATCGCCAAGCATTGACGTGCAAAACCGAGCTGCTAAGTTTGTGTGACTCTAGGCCTCCCGATTTCCACTGCTGCCTCTCGCAGCTTCAAAAACGCAGCTCAAGTGATCGCCCCACCTCTATTCTGGACGCTCTTTATGACCAAGAACAAAAGTGATTTAAGCCGCCGCCAAGTCCTTAAAGCGGCCGGAGCCATCACCGCATCCGTAACAGCAAATGAGGTGATTGCAGCAAAAGAGGCCAACTCCAAGCCATCAAATCTAACGCCTGCACAACAAGCGATGGAAAAGCTTTGGGAAGAGCATCTCGCAAGCGAGTTCCAAGCCAATAGCGCGGAAGCAGCGGCAAACACCATGGTTGAAATCCCTGCCGTCAACCATGTACCCGTGATGACAGGTGGATTCGGAAGAAAACAGTTAACTCACTTTTATGGCAAATACTTCATATCCCCCAGATGCCGAAAGATACCGAGATCATCCCCATCTCGCGGACGATCGGTAACGATCGAATCGTTGACGAATTCGTTTTCAGTTCACCCATAACGTACAAATGGATTGGTTTCTTCCAGGCATACCGCCAACCAACAAACTAGTCGAGATCACCAAAGTAGTCGTCGTCGAATTCGCCGGCGAACGAATCCACTGGGATCAAGCTTCTGTCCTGGTCCAAATAGGACTCCTTGACCCGAACACACTTCCAGTCGCTGGTGCGGCAACGGCCAGAAAAGCACTCGATCCACAACTTCCGTCAAACGAGCTAATGAAGCGAACGATCAATGACGAGCAATTGTAATAGGTCAAAAAGATATTGAGCCAAATCAGGCGTTGCAACTCAAACGCCGGGAGTCCAGCCCACTCCTGAAGTGCTAGGATAAGCTTGCTCACGAGCCTTACCCTGCTTTATCAGCTGCGATGTTTCGAGGGAGGAGTAACGAAAAACAATACCTTAAAAACGGTCCAGAGATCAACCAATCGCTCGCCCCAAACATGGAAGCAGCCTGCAGACTGACTTCAATTATCGCCGCCACGAAAGGCAACGCGATATTGAAAACCGGCTCATCAGCCGAATTCTATGGCTCTGCGTTGCCGGATAAAATACCGACCATCCGAAATTCGATCACCGCGTCAGGGGCTTTTTCATGTCATCAGAACAGGCCAATTTGCAATGTCGTATCTCGCAATTTTTATGGAAAGTACTCCAAGCGGAGCACAATCGAACGGGTGATAGTATCTCACACATTGTCGAACGAGCCTTGGCGAACGAACTTGACGTCGTGCACCATTCTCTGTTCCAAGTCTCAACTCGCTCAGCACTCGTCGAAGGCGTGTTTGGCGGCTGCACTCGCGTCAAAGACCTACTTCGGCACGGTGACTTTGGCTTGGGAACATTCGATTCCTTAGACGGCGAAATGGTGATGCTCGATGGAAAATGCTTTCAAGTGCACCCCAAGGGCAAAGCCGCAGTCGCCCCAGATGACGCAATGATCCCCTTCGCGACAATTACGAGATTTGTTGCGGACCAAAGCTTCGCACTGAAAGAAGACTTTAATTACCAGCAACTCCAGGCACAGCTCGACGAATTGCGTCCGTCGGACAACATCTTCGTCGCTTCCGTGTGGATGGCATATTCACCAGCCTATCGTTGAGAGCTGCTTGCAAAGCCAAGCCAGGAGAGAAACTGGTCGAAGCAATCGAACACCAAAGTAAATTTCATGCCGACCGGGCCGAAGGCACACTCGTCGGGTTCTGGTCCCCCGCCTATTCGTCCGCGATTAGCGTCCCTGGATATCACTTTCATTTCATTAATACCGCAAGAACGTTTGGCGGCCACGTGTTTGACCTCAGCGCCGAATCCCTCCAAATCAGCCTTCATCAGGAAACGGACATTCACCTGGCCATCCCTGAAACAAAACAATTCCTTGAAACCGACTTGCAATCTGCCCCAGGAGACGGCCTGGATGCTGCAAAAAAAGAACCGCAATAATTTCGGGCAACGGAGATAAAACAAACATCGCCCGCACAACCTCCCGTGACATGCCCTGACGAATTGCATCCACACACACAAAAAAAAAGCCCGTCGCACAACACGACAGGCTCTGAAACCCAGAATGCTAATTAGCCGTTAAGAATCGCCACACTGGCCGAGCTGCTGCCAGCTTCAGCTGCAAGACGCAATTCCGTGGCACAAAGCCGCTCGCATCGATGGTGCAACGCGATCCTTTTCAACTGGTTCTGGCGAAAGAAAACGAAAATGCGACAAGGTTCGGCGAGAAAAAAACAGGCTGCAGCTATCGCAAAAGAGGTTCGAGTCATCATGGCTTGTATCTCCCTGGTCGCAAACAACGTTCTGAGGTGGCCGCAAAATCCCTACAACCGGCGCAACCTGAAAATAGTACCGTATCGCCTTGCCAATCCGTTACATCTTACAGTGGCTAAACCCCACTTTAATTAGCCCCAAACCGCATCGCCACGAAGATCAACGAAAAATGACAAGGCTCGCGAACAGCGACACAACCAACGCGCACAAACGTCACAACCAACCCCCAACCCAACGGAAAAACAAGAACGCAAGTCGTTCAAAAAAAAGACTTACAAGAAAACACAGCGGCCGATTACCGCTCCAGCAGCCAAGCTGCAAGACACCGAAAACAAATCAAGAAACCTCCCGTCCGGCAGGCCCGCAGCAACCCGCTTAGCAGACGGATTTAGCCGCCCAAGCCAGCTAATTCTCCACTCGACTCCGCCAAAGACCGCTCAACCTTCGAAGCCCCTCCCGCTGGCGACAGCGAACCCTTCTCAGTCGCGACCTCCGCAATTC
The sequence above is drawn from the Pirellulaceae bacterium genome and encodes:
- a CDS encoding tetratricopeptide repeat protein: MKKRNSSPRAELSIRDSDEMRFGWSSLPGLSSSASLLFTVGLLSMLAITVGCRKPISTENRLVATVPQLNVAPDQEIDPAIERLVKQARQDVLEQPESADLWGHLGMVFAAHSFESQAIACFAEAARLAPQNQKWAYLHARWVVTVSPEESLELLKQCAELPGDPTDTARLVLVEGLLEQSQLDEAEQHLKRSLTQNPQNVRARFTQARLLSIRGDYEGCKNQILETHREIKATYEAEVERAKRFERDGRQAEARGTLERAGQQLRASLCQQKTIGNLLATALMRTGDVEAGQKQQQLADQQTDTNWSDPYTRGMAQLKTGLKALLSKSDVAHSEERYADSLAVLERAVSEYPDSLFARVYLGRTHIRLGRRAQQSKDSALALSHYQDAQRHLDVAVELDANSVEAHFRRGILERYWASLEKSSERLGKAEQSFRKAISIKPDFSMAYYNLARCLDRQQRPLEAIEAMREALAFEPNDLMVRKGLGGLLMKAGKLEEAINQLEQVAKKRPEDKQVQGWLALMRQDLNSK
- a CDS encoding sulfatase, producing MRFAIIASLAFSFWSTTTTTVPAITQPNVLLILVDDLKPALGCYGDVHAKSPNIDRLAKRGMRFDLAYCNQAVCAPSRFTLMLGSHSTSTGLYGLGNQLRKTLPHAVTLPQHFARHGYHTESLGKVFHIGHGNQGDPDSFSVPHFHEKVIEYLDPKSTNGGMLTREEAYFTNQRLGQIGKLPRGAAFESPDVQDQSYADGRVAAESVRRLRAAKERRAQHGTPFFIVTGFARPHLPFSVPKKYWDQFDAATLPLPEFEELPQGAPPVAGKRGGEINNYKPVPPHGPIDEKLKSQLIHGYYASTSYVDAQIGKLIDELNRLELSQTTIVVLWGDHGFHLGDLGIWTKHTNYEQANRIPILIAAPGITRPGSSTRQLIESVDLFPTLANLAGLPAPQGPQPIDGVNLAPILKDGTKRLRDHAYHVYPRRRKLGRAIRTEQYRLVQWKNFSDTSDPVEYELYDYHADPLEKRNLARIQPEIVRELNAKLTKYPSPITRHRN
- a CDS encoding PEP-CTERM sorting domain-containing protein, which codes for MLKSSHLGIALMLTLVTSATSFGEVPFEVFGNGGNNGEWPEEVDGWDGNAIRIAHDANGGVSNGVSFDSTFTGDYETLEFNFDFRIWNEDGSGDADGIGFAYADVEVFGDEADEDEQFWGGGEEPNLEGSIGVGFDTWMNAALDDIDAELGFENGTLPNSFSLHYYGETLVSLPVTELDEGVGDDWIQNGNVKQAHILIEPGDNDEAAVTLTVTDTETGESVVPFDKEPVPDFEPYDGRIVFKARTGGEDSNHDIDNISLTATTDGTATTVVHYGEAGPEPRIGDYNGNDLLDTGDLDLQAAEGIAGGDLKYDLNEDGVVNTADRRLWTNDLKNTWMGDADLSGQFDSSDLVTVFAAAKYETAQAATWGQGDWNGDGKFDSGDLVEAFSNAGYEAGERPGGPNAAAVVPEPSSLVLTLLSIFGLVGFARRRNG